One window from the genome of Streptomyces cadmiisoli encodes:
- a CDS encoding M18 family aminopeptidase, producing the protein MSEPSRFDRGHTDDLMSFLAASPSPYHAVANAAERLEKAGFRQVAETDAWDGTSGGKYVLRGGAIVAWYVPEGAAPHTPFRVVGAHTDSPNLRVKPLPDTGAHGWRQVAVEIYGGPLLNSWLDRDLGLSGRLSLRDGSTRLVNVDRPLLRVPQLAIHLDRSVASEGLKLDKQRHLQPIWGLGNDVRDGDLIAFLESDAGLPAGEVTGWDLMVHSVEPPAYLGRDKELLAGPRMDNLLSVHAGVAALTAAAASGALPCIPVLAAFDHEENGSQSDTGADGPLLGGVLERSVFARGGSYEDRARAFAGTVCLSSDTGHAVHPNYAERHDPTHHPRVNGGPILKVNVNNRYATDGSGRAVWAAACEKAGVPFQSFVSNNSMPCGTTIGPITAARHGIRTVDIGVAILSMHSARELCGVDDPHMLTNALVAFLEG; encoded by the coding sequence ATGAGCGAACCCTCCCGCTTCGACCGCGGCCACACCGACGACCTCATGTCCTTCCTGGCGGCGAGTCCGTCGCCGTACCACGCCGTGGCGAACGCCGCCGAACGGCTGGAGAAGGCCGGCTTCCGACAGGTCGCGGAGACGGACGCCTGGGACGGGACGAGCGGCGGCAAGTACGTGCTGCGCGGCGGGGCGATCGTGGCCTGGTACGTCCCCGAGGGCGCGGCACCGCACACCCCGTTCCGCGTCGTGGGAGCGCACACCGACTCACCCAACCTGCGCGTCAAGCCGCTGCCGGACACCGGGGCGCACGGCTGGCGCCAGGTCGCCGTCGAGATCTACGGCGGCCCGCTCCTGAACTCCTGGCTGGACCGCGACCTGGGCCTGTCGGGCCGGCTCAGCCTGCGCGACGGCTCGACCCGCCTGGTGAACGTCGACCGCCCGCTCCTGCGGGTCCCCCAGCTCGCCATCCACCTGGACCGGTCGGTGGCGTCCGAGGGCCTCAAGCTGGACAAGCAGCGCCACCTCCAGCCCATCTGGGGCCTCGGCAACGACGTCCGCGACGGCGACCTCATCGCCTTCCTGGAGTCCGACGCCGGCCTCCCGGCCGGCGAGGTCACCGGCTGGGACCTGATGGTGCACTCCGTCGAGCCGCCCGCCTACCTGGGCCGCGACAAGGAACTGCTCGCGGGACCGCGCATGGACAACCTGCTGTCCGTGCACGCGGGCGTCGCCGCGCTGACCGCCGCCGCCGCGAGCGGGGCCCTGCCGTGCATCCCGGTCCTGGCCGCCTTCGACCACGAGGAGAACGGCTCCCAGTCGGACACCGGCGCGGACGGCCCGCTGCTCGGCGGCGTACTGGAACGCTCCGTGTTCGCCCGCGGCGGTTCCTACGAGGACCGCGCCCGCGCCTTCGCCGGCACCGTCTGCCTGTCCTCCGACACCGGACACGCGGTCCACCCCAACTACGCCGAACGCCACGACCCCACGCACCACCCCCGCGTCAACGGCGGCCCCATCCTCAAGGTCAACGTCAACAACCGCTACGCCACCGACGGTTCGGGACGCGCGGTCTGGGCCGCCGCCTGCGAGAAGGCGGGCGTCCCCTTCCAGTCCTTCGTCTCCAACAACTCCATGCCCTGCGGCACCACCATCGGCCCCATCACGGCCGCGCGGCACGGCATCAGGACCGTCGACATCGGGGTGGCCATCCTGTCCATGCACAGCGCACGCGAACTGTGCGGCGTCGACGACCCGCACATGCTGACGAACGCCCTGGTGGCGTTCCTGGAAGGCTGA
- a CDS encoding DUF6458 family protein has product MGLGGCIILIAVGAILTFATDWDMEGVNLDLVGVILMIVGLIGVTTFSSIARRRRVVMRPSAPVVEEQRQPHRRDGYSDGYGA; this is encoded by the coding sequence ATGGGCCTCGGCGGGTGCATCATCCTCATCGCCGTGGGAGCCATCCTCACGTTCGCGACCGACTGGGACATGGAGGGCGTCAACCTCGACCTCGTCGGCGTGATCCTGATGATCGTGGGTCTCATCGGCGTCACGACGTTCAGCAGCATCGCCCGGCGCCGGCGCGTCGTGATGCGCCCCTCGGCGCCGGTCGTCGAGGAACAGCGGCAGCCCCACCGGCGCGACGGCTACAGCGACGGATACGGCGCGTGA
- a CDS encoding thioredoxin-like domain-containing protein, with the protein MTDSSPAPTRRRARVRAPELTGKGGWLNTGGKQYSLADLRGRIVLLDFWTFCCINCLHVLDELRELEEKHRDTVVVIGVHSPKFVHEAEHAAVADAVERYDVEHPVLDDPELATWKQYAVRAWPTLVVIDPEGYVVAQHAGEGHVHAIERLVTELEAEHAAKGTLRRGDGPYVAPEPEPTVLRFPGKAVLLPGGNFLVSDTTRHQLVELAEDGESVVRRVGSGARGFADGPADGASFSEPQGLALLDGNSVIVADTVNHALRRLDLASGEVSTVAGTGGQWMQGDATSGPAREVNLSSPWDVAVFGGRVWIAMAGVHQLWTYDAADGSVAVAAGTTNEGLVDGPGAEAWFAQPSGLAATPDRLWLADSETSALRWVDPDGSVHTAVGTGLFDFGHRDGAAEQALLQHPLGVTALPDGSVAVSDTYNHALRRFDPATGEVTTLATDLREPSGAVLVGDDIVVVESARHRLTRLRLPEEAVRVEAVAHRTQRAATEVAAGRLRLEVIFQAPAGQKLDTRFGPSTRLLVSSTPPELLREGDGAGTDLSRVLELDPAVAEGVLHVSAMAASCDDDPANEYPACHVHQQDWGVPVRLTEAGTDRLPLVLAGLDA; encoded by the coding sequence ATGACCGATTCATCCCCGGCCCCGACCCGTCGCCGCGCCCGTGTCCGTGCCCCCGAGCTGACCGGCAAGGGCGGCTGGCTGAACACGGGCGGGAAGCAGTACAGCCTCGCCGACCTGCGCGGACGCATTGTCCTGCTGGATTTTTGGACGTTCTGCTGCATCAACTGTCTGCACGTTCTCGACGAGCTGCGGGAGTTGGAGGAGAAGCACCGGGACACGGTCGTGGTCATCGGGGTGCACTCGCCGAAGTTCGTGCACGAGGCCGAGCACGCGGCGGTCGCGGACGCCGTCGAGCGGTACGACGTGGAGCACCCGGTCCTGGACGACCCCGAGCTCGCGACCTGGAAGCAGTACGCGGTGCGGGCCTGGCCGACGCTGGTGGTGATCGATCCCGAGGGGTACGTCGTCGCGCAGCACGCGGGTGAGGGGCATGTGCACGCCATCGAGCGGCTGGTGACCGAGCTGGAGGCGGAGCACGCCGCGAAGGGCACGCTGCGGCGTGGTGACGGTCCGTACGTGGCGCCGGAGCCGGAGCCGACGGTGCTGCGTTTCCCGGGCAAGGCGGTGCTGCTGCCCGGTGGGAACTTCCTGGTCAGTGACACGACGCGGCACCAGCTGGTGGAGCTGGCGGAGGACGGGGAGAGCGTCGTGCGGCGCGTCGGGTCCGGGGCGCGCGGGTTCGCGGACGGGCCGGCGGACGGGGCGTCGTTCAGTGAGCCGCAGGGTCTGGCGCTGCTCGACGGCAACTCGGTGATCGTCGCCGACACGGTCAACCACGCGCTGCGGCGGCTGGACCTCGCCTCCGGTGAGGTCAGCACCGTGGCGGGCACCGGCGGCCAGTGGATGCAGGGCGATGCCACTTCGGGCCCGGCCCGCGAGGTGAACCTGTCCTCGCCGTGGGACGTGGCCGTCTTCGGGGGCCGGGTGTGGATCGCGATGGCGGGTGTCCACCAGCTGTGGACGTACGACGCGGCGGACGGCTCTGTCGCCGTCGCGGCCGGTACGACCAACGAGGGCCTGGTCGACGGTCCGGGCGCGGAGGCCTGGTTCGCGCAGCCGTCGGGGCTGGCCGCGACGCCCGACCGGCTGTGGCTGGCCGATTCCGAGACGAGCGCGCTGCGCTGGGTCGATCCGGACGGCTCGGTGCACACGGCGGTGGGCACCGGTCTGTTCGACTTCGGGCACCGGGACGGTGCCGCGGAGCAGGCCCTCCTCCAGCACCCGCTGGGTGTGACCGCTCTGCCGGACGGCTCGGTCGCCGTCAGCGACACCTACAACCACGCGCTGCGCCGCTTCGACCCCGCGACCGGGGAGGTCACGACGCTGGCCACGGATCTGCGTGAGCCGAGCGGCGCGGTCCTGGTCGGCGACGACATCGTGGTGGTCGAGTCGGCGCGGCACCGGCTGACCCGGCTGCGGCTGCCGGAGGAGGCGGTCCGCGTCGAGGCGGTGGCGCACCGGACGCAGCGCGCGGCCACGGAGGTCGCCGCGGGGCGTCTTCGGCTGGAGGTGATCTTCCAGGCCCCCGCCGGGCAGAAGCTCGACACGCGGTTCGGTCCCTCGACGCGGCTGCTGGTGTCGTCGACGCCGCCGGAGCTGCTGCGGGAGGGCGACGGGGCGGGTACGGATCTGTCGCGTGTGCTGGAGCTTGACCCGGCCGTCGCGGAGGGTGTCCTGCATGTCTCCGCGATGGCCGCGTCCTGCGACGACGACCCGGCCAACGAGTACCCGGCCTGTCATGTGCACCAGCAGGACTGGGGTGTGCCGGTCCGTCTCACCGAGGCGGGGACGGACCGGCTGCCGCTGGTCCTGGCGGGGCTGGACGCCTGA
- a CDS encoding LURP-one-related/scramblase family protein, giving the protein MRFLVRDRLLSFGDDYWIEDDRGNKVFLVDGKAIRLRDTFELKDTQGRVLIDIHQKMFALRDTMVIERDGEALARIRRKRLSLLRNHYRVTLVDGTELDVSGRIADREFAVEYDGELLAVISRRWLHVRETYGVDVVRDDADPALLIAVTVCVIHLSEKEREED; this is encoded by the coding sequence ATGAGATTCCTCGTGCGCGATCGGCTCCTGTCCTTCGGTGACGACTACTGGATCGAGGACGACCGCGGCAACAAGGTCTTCCTCGTGGACGGCAAGGCGATCCGGCTGCGGGACACCTTCGAGCTGAAGGACACCCAGGGCAGGGTGCTGATCGACATCCACCAGAAGATGTTCGCCCTGCGGGACACGATGGTCATCGAACGGGACGGCGAGGCGCTCGCCCGGATCCGCCGCAAACGGCTGTCGCTGCTGCGCAACCACTACCGGGTGACCCTGGTCGACGGGACGGAACTCGACGTCAGCGGCCGGATCGCCGACCGCGAGTTCGCCGTCGAGTACGACGGTGAGCTGCTCGCCGTGATCTCCCGGCGCTGGCTGCACGTCCGCGAGACCTACGGCGTGGACGTCGTCCGCGACGACGCGGATCCGGCGCTGCTGATCGCGGTGACGGTCTGCGTGATCCACCTGTCGGAGAAGGAGCGGGAGGAGGACTAG
- a CDS encoding carbon-nitrogen family hydrolase, with protein sequence MRASLIQIAVDEGESVDSRRRRAAALVRQQAGADLVVLPELWTTGAFAHDEFARQAEPLEGPTYEAMAKAATDAGVWLHAGSIPERAEAEGGTAGEGALYNTSLVFSPSGDLVAAYRKIHRFGFDRGEAVLMGAGDELVTVRLPGLTTVGVATCYDLRFPELFRGLVDAGAETFVIPAGWPERRRTHWTLLAQARAVENQAYVLACGTAGTHAGVAQAGHSIVVDPWGTVLAEAGAGEEVLTVEFEPGKVAQTREQFPALKDRVLGVVAPEPRHRS encoded by the coding sequence GTGCGCGCCTCGCTGATCCAGATCGCCGTAGATGAGGGCGAATCGGTTGATTCGCGTCGGCGTCGGGCGGCCGCCCTCGTACGGCAACAGGCCGGTGCGGATCTGGTCGTCCTGCCGGAGCTGTGGACCACCGGCGCGTTCGCCCACGACGAGTTCGCCCGGCAGGCCGAACCGCTGGAGGGGCCGACGTACGAGGCCATGGCGAAGGCCGCGACGGACGCGGGGGTGTGGCTGCACGCCGGGTCCATCCCCGAGCGGGCCGAGGCCGAGGGCGGCACCGCGGGCGAGGGAGCGCTGTACAACACCTCGCTCGTCTTCTCCCCCTCCGGCGATCTGGTCGCCGCCTACCGCAAGATCCACCGCTTCGGCTTCGACCGCGGCGAGGCCGTGCTGATGGGCGCGGGCGACGAACTGGTGACGGTCCGTCTGCCGGGCCTGACCACGGTCGGCGTCGCCACCTGCTACGACCTGCGCTTCCCGGAACTCTTCCGCGGACTCGTCGACGCCGGCGCGGAGACCTTCGTGATCCCCGCGGGGTGGCCGGAGCGGCGGCGCACCCACTGGACGCTGCTGGCGCAGGCCCGCGCGGTGGAGAACCAGGCGTACGTCCTCGCCTGCGGCACGGCCGGGACGCACGCGGGCGTTGCGCAGGCCGGCCACTCGATCGTGGTGGACCCGTGGGGCACGGTGCTGGCGGAGGCCGGCGCCGGCGAGGAGGTCCTCACGGTGGAGTTCGAGCCCGGCAAGGTGGCGCAGACCCGGGAGCAGTTCCCGGCCCTGAAGGACCGGGTGCTCGGCGTCGTGGCCCCGGAGCCCCGCCACCGGTCCTAG
- a CDS encoding maleylpyruvate isomerase family mycothiol-dependent enzyme: MSLHPTLQPYADAWTHSIEAISELVQPLVEADWNRRTPCPGWSVRDIVSHVIGLDCEMLGDPRPIHTLPRDLFHVTNDHQRYTEMQVDVRRHHTSPEMTSELEYTVIRRNRQLRNESRDPGTKVRGPLGTELTLEESMRSHAFNVWVHEQDLRAALGRPGNLDSPGAQVARDVLLAALPELVAEKADAPRSSAIVFDVHGPVEFLRTIRVDIQGRGTLETAPALGPAATFTLDWETYVRLACGRVTPEAVKDRVKAEGEPGLTGAILRNFTVTQ; this comes from the coding sequence GTGAGTCTGCATCCCACCCTCCAGCCCTACGCCGACGCCTGGACCCACTCCATCGAAGCCATATCCGAGCTGGTGCAGCCTCTTGTGGAGGCCGACTGGAACCGGCGGACGCCGTGCCCCGGCTGGTCCGTGCGCGACATCGTGTCCCATGTCATCGGGCTCGACTGCGAGATGCTCGGCGACCCGCGCCCCATCCACACCCTGCCGCGGGACCTGTTCCACGTCACCAACGACCACCAGCGCTACACGGAGATGCAGGTCGACGTCCGCCGTCACCACACGTCGCCGGAGATGACGTCCGAGCTGGAGTACACGGTCATCCGCCGCAACCGGCAGCTGCGCAACGAGTCCCGCGACCCGGGGACGAAGGTGCGCGGGCCGCTCGGCACGGAGCTCACCCTCGAGGAGTCCATGCGGAGCCACGCGTTCAACGTGTGGGTGCACGAGCAGGACCTGCGGGCCGCTCTCGGCCGCCCCGGCAACCTGGACTCCCCCGGCGCGCAGGTCGCCCGTGACGTCCTGCTGGCCGCGCTGCCGGAGCTCGTCGCGGAGAAGGCCGACGCACCCCGCAGCTCGGCGATCGTCTTCGACGTGCACGGTCCGGTCGAGTTCCTGCGCACGATCCGGGTCGACATCCAGGGTCGCGGCACGCTCGAGACGGCCCCCGCCCTCGGCCCCGCCGCCACGTTCACCCTCGACTGGGAGACCTACGTACGGCTCGCCTGCGGGCGGGTGACGCCGGAGGCGGTCAAGGACCGGGTGAAGGCGGAGGGCGAGCCCGGCCTGACGGGCGCGATCCTGCGGAACTTCACGGTGACGCAGTAG
- a CDS encoding SAM-dependent methyltransferase has translation MTDTHTGTAHPDTATDTADAADAADASGPPRLTRLTFHGPLSEARADALVGRLARNAPARVLDIGCGWGELMLRVLDAAPGARGVGIDVNAEDLARGRRAAEVRGLADRVEFVEESAVGTARGPADLVLCVGASQALGAAEPPHHLPEALRELRRLVRDGGRVLLGEGFWHRAPTAAELSGMWPGASAADHHDLAALVELAVEAGFRPEWTEAATAEEWDEFESGYLADVEVWLAARPGHPRAPETRERADLHRSRRFSYRGVLGLAYLTLVPVVGR, from the coding sequence ATGACCGACACCCACACCGGCACCGCACACCCGGACACCGCGACGGACACCGCGGACGCCGCCGATGCCGCCGATGCGTCGGGCCCGCCCCGGCTCACCCGGCTGACCTTCCACGGTCCCCTCTCCGAGGCGCGGGCGGACGCCCTGGTCGGGCGGCTGGCCCGGAACGCGCCCGCGAGGGTGCTCGACATCGGCTGCGGCTGGGGCGAGTTGATGCTGCGCGTGCTGGACGCCGCGCCCGGCGCGCGGGGAGTCGGGATCGACGTCAACGCCGAGGACCTGGCCCGCGGCCGGCGCGCCGCCGAGGTCCGGGGGCTCGCCGATCGTGTCGAGTTCGTCGAGGAGTCGGCCGTGGGGACCGCGCGCGGCCCCGCCGACCTGGTCCTGTGCGTGGGCGCGAGCCAGGCGCTGGGGGCGGCGGAGCCGCCGCACCACCTTCCCGAGGCCCTGCGCGAGCTGCGCCGGCTGGTCCGCGACGGGGGCCGGGTCCTGCTGGGCGAGGGCTTCTGGCACCGTGCCCCGACCGCCGCCGAGCTGTCCGGGATGTGGCCGGGCGCCTCGGCCGCCGACCACCACGATCTGGCGGCCCTCGTCGAGCTGGCCGTCGAGGCGGGCTTCCGGCCCGAGTGGACCGAGGCGGCCACCGCGGAGGAGTGGGACGAGTTCGAGTCGGGCTACCTGGCGGACGTCGAGGTGTGGCTCGCCGCTCGCCCGGGGCATCCGCGCGCGCCCGAGACCCGCGAGCGCGCCGACCTGCACCGGTCCCGCCGGTTCAGCTACCGGGGCGTGCTGGGGCTCGCGTACCTCACGCTGGTGCCCGTCGTCGGCCGCTGA
- a CDS encoding MFS transporter produces the protein MSQAARPVPEGAGGTLGGRRALAMWGTGVSVYFVAVIFRTSLGVAGLDAADRFDVGASALSTFSILQLLVYAGMQIPVGLLVDRLGTKKVLAMGAVLFTLGQLGFALSPSYGMALASRALLGCGDAMTFISVLRLGTRWFPARRGPLIAQLAGLVGMAGNLVSTLLIARLLHGIGWTAAFAGSALAGVVVLTLVLLFLKDHPEGHEPAPVPHRGTAYVRRQIAASWREPGTRLGLWVHFTTQFPAMVFLLLWGLPFLVEAQGLSRATAGELLTLVVLSNMAVGLVYGQIIARHHGARLPLALGTVGATSLLWAATLAHPAEHAPMWLLIVLCTVLGACGPASMIGFDFARPANPPERQGTASGITNMGGFIASMTTLFAVGVLLDATGGNYTVAFSCVFVLQALGVSQILRLRGRAVRRERERLVASRVETVHVPA, from the coding sequence ATGAGCCAGGCCGCGCGGCCGGTGCCCGAAGGGGCCGGCGGCACGCTCGGCGGGCGGCGCGCCCTGGCGATGTGGGGCACCGGGGTCTCCGTCTACTTCGTCGCCGTCATCTTCCGTACCTCCCTGGGCGTCGCCGGCCTCGACGCCGCCGACCGCTTCGACGTCGGCGCCTCCGCGCTGTCGACGTTCTCGATCCTCCAGCTGCTGGTCTACGCCGGCATGCAGATACCCGTCGGCCTGCTCGTCGACCGGCTCGGCACCAAGAAGGTGCTGGCCATGGGCGCCGTGCTGTTCACCCTGGGGCAACTGGGCTTCGCCCTCTCCCCCTCGTACGGCATGGCCCTCGCCTCCCGCGCGCTGCTGGGCTGCGGCGACGCGATGACGTTCATCAGCGTGCTGCGGCTCGGCACCCGCTGGTTCCCCGCCCGGCGCGGGCCGCTGATCGCGCAGCTCGCCGGTCTGGTGGGCATGGCGGGCAACCTGGTCTCCACACTTCTCATCGCCCGCCTGCTGCACGGCATCGGCTGGACCGCCGCGTTCGCGGGCAGCGCGCTCGCCGGTGTCGTCGTGCTCACCCTGGTGCTGCTGTTCCTGAAGGACCACCCCGAGGGCCACGAGCCCGCCCCGGTGCCCCACCGGGGCACGGCGTACGTACGCCGCCAGATCGCCGCGTCCTGGCGCGAGCCGGGCACCCGCCTCGGACTGTGGGTGCACTTCACCACCCAGTTCCCGGCGATGGTGTTCCTGCTGCTGTGGGGACTGCCCTTCCTGGTCGAGGCGCAGGGGCTGTCCCGGGCCACGGCCGGTGAACTGCTCACCCTGGTCGTGCTGTCGAACATGGCCGTCGGACTGGTGTACGGGCAGATCATCGCCCGGCACCACGGGGCGCGGCTGCCGCTGGCGCTGGGTACCGTCGGCGCGACCTCGCTGCTGTGGGCGGCGACGCTCGCCCACCCCGCCGAGCACGCCCCGATGTGGCTGCTGATCGTGCTCTGCACGGTGCTCGGGGCGTGCGGCCCGGCCTCGATGATCGGCTTCGACTTCGCCCGGCCCGCGAACCCGCCCGAGCGGCAGGGCACCGCGTCGGGGATCACCAACATGGGCGGCTTCATCGCCTCCATGACGACCCTGTTCGCGGTCGGAGTGCTGCTGGACGCGACCGGCGGCAACTACACCGTGGCCTTCTCCTGCGTCTTCGTCCTCCAGGCGCTCGGCGTCTCCCAGATCCTGCGCCTGCGCGGCCGGGCGGTCCGCCGGGAGCGGGAGCGGCTGGTGGCGAGCCGGGTGGAGACCGTGCACGTACCGGCCTGA
- a CDS encoding GntR family transcriptional regulator → MPLAVKQPPAADRVYHHVKQAVLDRSYQGGTLLTEGELADAVGVSRTPVREALLRLEVEGLIKLYPKKGALVLPVSAQEIADVVETRLLVEEHAARKAVPAPPGLIERLSELLARQKEQAAAGDLAGAAVTDRCFHAEIVRSGGNEILARLYDQLRDRQLRMGVAVMHSHPDRIAKTLAEHEEILQALRSGDADAAVDLVHRHVGWFSHLARGEVR, encoded by the coding sequence ATGCCCTTGGCAGTGAAGCAACCCCCCGCCGCGGACCGCGTCTACCACCACGTCAAACAAGCGGTCCTCGACCGCAGCTACCAGGGCGGCACCCTGCTCACCGAGGGCGAGCTCGCCGATGCCGTCGGCGTCTCCCGCACCCCGGTGCGCGAGGCGCTCCTCCGGCTGGAGGTCGAAGGGCTGATCAAGCTCTACCCGAAGAAGGGCGCCCTCGTCCTGCCCGTCTCCGCACAGGAGATCGCGGACGTCGTCGAGACCCGCCTGCTGGTCGAGGAGCACGCCGCCCGCAAGGCCGTGCCCGCACCGCCCGGCCTCATCGAGCGCCTGTCCGAACTGCTCGCCCGCCAGAAGGAACAGGCCGCCGCCGGGGACCTGGCCGGCGCCGCCGTCACCGACCGCTGCTTCCACGCCGAGATCGTCCGCAGCGGCGGCAACGAGATCCTCGCCCGGCTCTACGACCAACTCCGCGACCGGCAGCTGCGGATGGGCGTCGCCGTCATGCACTCCCACCCCGACCGGATCGCCAAGACCCTCGCCGAACACGAGGAGATACTCCAGGCCCTGCGCTCCGGCGACGCGGACGCCGCGGTCGATCTCGTCCACCGGCACGTCGGGTGGTTCTCGCACCTGGCCCGGGGTGAGGTCCGATGA
- a CDS encoding D-alanyl-D-alanine carboxypeptidase family protein — translation MITGIKGIRFRRTVAVTATAGAMLATGALSAAPAQAATAPTIVAKGGYIMDNANSKTLYTKAADTKRATGSTTKIMTAKVVLAQPNLNLDAKVTVQKAYSDYIVSKNASSARLIVGDKVTVRQLLYGLMLPSGCDAAYALADKFGTGTTRAARVKSFIGKMNAKAKQLGMTNTKFDSFDGISNGSNYSTPRDLTKLASSSMKSSTFRAIVKTKSTKQKVTTKNGGYRYYTWTNTNTLLSNYSGAIGVKTGSGSIAKYCLVFAATRNGKTVIGTVLTSTSATQRETDAKKLLNYGFAKLG, via the coding sequence TTGATAACCGGCATCAAGGGCATCCGCTTCCGCAGGACCGTCGCAGTGACGGCGACCGCCGGCGCCATGCTGGCCACCGGAGCCCTCTCCGCGGCACCCGCGCAGGCCGCCACCGCGCCCACGATCGTCGCCAAGGGCGGCTACATCATGGACAACGCCAACAGCAAGACGCTGTACACCAAGGCTGCCGACACCAAGCGCGCCACCGGCTCGACGACCAAGATCATGACCGCCAAGGTCGTGCTGGCGCAGCCGAACCTCAATCTGGACGCCAAGGTCACGGTCCAGAAGGCGTACAGCGACTACATAGTGTCGAAGAACGCCTCTTCGGCGCGTCTGATCGTCGGTGACAAGGTCACCGTCCGCCAGCTGCTGTACGGCCTGATGCTGCCGTCCGGCTGTGACGCCGCCTACGCGCTCGCCGACAAGTTCGGCACGGGCACCACGCGGGCCGCCCGGGTGAAGTCGTTCATCGGCAAGATGAACGCCAAGGCCAAGCAGCTCGGCATGACGAACACGAAGTTCGACTCGTTCGACGGCATCAGCAACGGCTCGAACTACTCGACGCCGCGCGACCTGACCAAGCTCGCCAGCAGCTCGATGAAGAGCTCCACCTTCCGCGCCATCGTGAAGACGAAGTCCACGAAGCAGAAGGTGACGACGAAGAACGGCGGTTACCGCTACTACACCTGGACCAACACGAACACGCTGCTCAGCAACTACAGCGGCGCCATCGGCGTGAAGACCGGCTCCGGCAGCATCGCCAAGTACTGCCTCGTCTTCGCCGCCACCCGCAACGGCAAGACCGTCATCGGCACGGTCCTGACCTCCACGTCCGCCACGCAGCGCGAGACGGACGCGAAGAAGCTCCTGAACTACGGCTTCGCCAAGCTGGGCTGA
- a CDS encoding dihydrolipoamide acetyltransferase family protein — MTTMTESSVREFKMPDVGEGLTEAEILKWYVQPGDTVTDGQVVCEVETAKAAVELPIPYDGVVRALHFPEGTTVDVGTSIIAVDVSGGAAPAPAPAPEAPAEPQEEPKPQARQPVLVGYGVAASSTKRRPRKTAEVPAQPAAAAIQSEMNGHGAVPSAPPAPVPAAPAPVGAQERPLAKPPVRKLAKDLGVDLATVTPTGPDGVITRDDVHAAVAPKAPEAAPAAAPAPVAAAPAPASYDIAREERVPVRGVRKATAAAMVGSAFTAPHVTEFVTVDVTRTMKLVQELKEDKEFTGLRVNPLLLVAKALLVAIKRNPDVNASWDEANQEIVLKRYVNLGIAAATPRGLIVPNIKDAQDKTLPQLAGALGELVSTAREGKTSPAAMQGGTVTITNVGVFGVDTGTPILNPGESAILAVGAIKLQPWVHKGKVKPRQVTTLALSFDHRLVDGELGSKVLADVAAVLEQPKRLITWA; from the coding sequence GTGACGACGATGACGGAAAGTTCCGTGCGCGAGTTCAAGATGCCCGACGTGGGCGAGGGACTGACCGAGGCCGAGATCCTCAAGTGGTACGTCCAGCCCGGTGACACGGTCACGGACGGCCAGGTGGTGTGCGAGGTCGAGACGGCGAAGGCCGCCGTCGAACTGCCCATCCCGTACGACGGGGTGGTGCGCGCGCTGCACTTCCCCGAGGGCACCACGGTGGACGTCGGCACCTCGATCATCGCGGTGGACGTCAGTGGCGGTGCGGCGCCGGCGCCGGCGCCGGCGCCGGAGGCGCCCGCCGAGCCGCAGGAGGAGCCGAAGCCGCAGGCCCGCCAGCCGGTGCTGGTGGGTTACGGCGTGGCCGCCTCCTCCACCAAGCGCCGCCCGCGCAAGACCGCCGAGGTCCCGGCGCAGCCGGCCGCCGCGGCGATCCAGTCCGAGATGAACGGCCACGGTGCGGTCCCGTCCGCCCCGCCCGCCCCGGTCCCGGCCGCTCCCGCGCCCGTCGGCGCCCAGGAGCGTCCGCTGGCCAAGCCGCCGGTCCGCAAGCTGGCCAAGGACCTCGGCGTCGACCTCGCGACGGTCACCCCGACCGGCCCGGACGGCGTCATCACCCGGGACGACGTCCACGCGGCGGTCGCCCCGAAGGCCCCCGAAGCGGCACCGGCGGCGGCTCCCGCCCCGGTCGCGGCTGCCCCGGCGCCCGCCTCGTACGACATCGCGCGCGAGGAGCGGGTCCCGGTCCGCGGCGTCCGCAAGGCCACCGCCGCCGCCATGGTCGGTTCGGCCTTCACCGCGCCGCACGTCACGGAGTTCGTGACGGTCGACGTGACGCGCACGATGAAGCTGGTCCAGGAGCTGAAGGAGGACAAGGAGTTCACGGGTCTGCGCGTGAACCCCCTGCTGCTCGTCGCCAAGGCGCTCCTGGTCGCCATCAAGCGCAACCCGGACGTCAACGCGTCCTGGGACGAGGCGAACCAGGAGATCGTGCTCAAGCGCTATGTGAACCTGGGCATCGCCGCGGCCACCCCGCGCGGCCTGATCGTCCCGAACATCAAGGACGCGCAGGACAAGACCCTGCCGCAGCTGGCCGGGGCGCTCGGCGAGCTGGTGTCGACGGCCCGTGAGGGCAAGACGTCACCGGCGGCGATGCAGGGTGGCACGGTCACCATCACCAACGTCGGCGTCTTCGGCGTCGACACCGGTACGCCGATCCTCAACCCGGGCGAGTCCGCGATCCTGGCGGTCGGAGCGATCAAGCTCCAGCCGTGGGTGCACAAGGGCAAGGTGAAGCCACGTCAGGTGACGACCCTGGCGCTCAGCTTCGACCACCGGCTGGTCGACGGCGAGCTGGGCTCGAAGGTCCTCGCGGACGTCGCGGCGGTCCTGGAGCAGCCCAAGCGGCTGATCACCTGGGCGTGA